A DNA window from Calliphora vicina chromosome 1, idCalVici1.1, whole genome shotgun sequence contains the following coding sequences:
- the LOC135949189 gene encoding uncharacterized protein LOC135949189 isoform X1: MFVNNLLIVLPVLTLLNAVESKDKFGQLNSLQSMQVNLNQNVESEIKTRSRRDNEDDAEVGWSIINEEVDTVIPLLLEHLQKLQIEHLQLPDIKENLSVKPLFLTYEAGLYLTNGIVYNVAGIERYGPAYMTYKDKSFLTRFYLNIKNLQFEYNFLLKLMALEGFGKVIGSLEDVVIYAELAVDILTFKMKLYDFRVIQFRNIQVQLDQTRFIRHLTGVILSPITNLFKDRITTSISDGLKDQMQMVMDDFNNEDPLELRSFVKQILGGLTGQKNQ, translated from the exons atgtttgtaaacaatttgTTAATTGTTTTGCCGGTTCTTACATTGTTAAATGCGGTTGAGTCGAAAGATAAATTCGG ACAGCTGAACAGTTTGCAATCAATGCAAgtgaatttaaatcaaaatgtaGAAAGTGAAATAAAGACGAGATCTCGAAGGGACAATGAAGACGATGCTGAAGTTGGTTGGTCGATAATAAATGAAGAAGTCGATACTGTTATACCTCTGCTGCTGGAACAtttgcaaaaactacaaatagAGCATTTACAACTGCCTGATATCAAAGAGAATCTATCTGTG AAGCCCCTGTTTTTAACATACGAAGCTGGACTTTACCTAACAAATGGCATCGTCTACAATGTTGCAGGCATAGAACGTTATGGACCGGCCTACATGACTTATAAGGATAAATCATTTTTAACTCGATTCTATttgaatatcaaaaatttacag ttcgagtacaactttttgttaaaactcATGGCTTTGGAAGGATTTGGCAAAGTAATCGGATCACTGGAGGATGTAGTTATCTATGCTGAATTGGCCGTcgatattttaacatttaagaTGAAATTGTACGATTTTCGTGTTATTCAATTTAG AAATATTCAAGTACAATTGGATCAAACACGATTTATTAGACACTTGACCGGCGTAATTTTAAGTCCCATAACGAATCTGTTTAAAGATCGCATCACTACATCGATATCAGATGGCCTTAAGGATCAGATGCAAATGGTTATGGATGATTTTAACAACGAGGATCCCTTGGAATTGCGaagttttgttaaacaaatactaGGAGGTTTGACAGGACAAAAGAATCAATGA
- the LOC135949189 gene encoding uncharacterized protein LOC135949189 isoform X2 — protein sequence MFVNNLLIVLPVLTLLNAVESKDKFGQLNSLQSMQVNLNQNVESEIKTRSRRDNEDDAEVGWSIINEEVDTVIPLLLEHLQKLQIEHLQLPDIKENLSVPLFLTYEAGLYLTNGIVYNVAGIERYGPAYMTYKDKSFLTRFYLNIKNLQFEYNFLLKLMALEGFGKVIGSLEDVVIYAELAVDILTFKMKLYDFRVIQFRNIQVQLDQTRFIRHLTGVILSPITNLFKDRITTSISDGLKDQMQMVMDDFNNEDPLELRSFVKQILGGLTGQKNQ from the exons atgtttgtaaacaatttgTTAATTGTTTTGCCGGTTCTTACATTGTTAAATGCGGTTGAGTCGAAAGATAAATTCGG ACAGCTGAACAGTTTGCAATCAATGCAAgtgaatttaaatcaaaatgtaGAAAGTGAAATAAAGACGAGATCTCGAAGGGACAATGAAGACGATGCTGAAGTTGGTTGGTCGATAATAAATGAAGAAGTCGATACTGTTATACCTCTGCTGCTGGAACAtttgcaaaaactacaaatagAGCATTTACAACTGCCTGATATCAAAGAGAATCTATCTGTG CCCCTGTTTTTAACATACGAAGCTGGACTTTACCTAACAAATGGCATCGTCTACAATGTTGCAGGCATAGAACGTTATGGACCGGCCTACATGACTTATAAGGATAAATCATTTTTAACTCGATTCTATttgaatatcaaaaatttacag ttcgagtacaactttttgttaaaactcATGGCTTTGGAAGGATTTGGCAAAGTAATCGGATCACTGGAGGATGTAGTTATCTATGCTGAATTGGCCGTcgatattttaacatttaagaTGAAATTGTACGATTTTCGTGTTATTCAATTTAG AAATATTCAAGTACAATTGGATCAAACACGATTTATTAGACACTTGACCGGCGTAATTTTAAGTCCCATAACGAATCTGTTTAAAGATCGCATCACTACATCGATATCAGATGGCCTTAAGGATCAGATGCAAATGGTTATGGATGATTTTAACAACGAGGATCCCTTGGAATTGCGaagttttgttaaacaaatactaGGAGGTTTGACAGGACAAAAGAATCAATGA
- the LOC135949189 gene encoding uncharacterized protein LOC135949189 isoform X3: MQVNLNQNVESEIKTRSRRDNEDDAEVGWSIINEEVDTVIPLLLEHLQKLQIEHLQLPDIKENLSVKPLFLTYEAGLYLTNGIVYNVAGIERYGPAYMTYKDKSFLTRFYLNIKNLQFEYNFLLKLMALEGFGKVIGSLEDVVIYAELAVDILTFKMKLYDFRVIQFRNIQVQLDQTRFIRHLTGVILSPITNLFKDRITTSISDGLKDQMQMVMDDFNNEDPLELRSFVKQILGGLTGQKNQ; the protein is encoded by the exons ATGCAAgtgaatttaaatcaaaatgtaGAAAGTGAAATAAAGACGAGATCTCGAAGGGACAATGAAGACGATGCTGAAGTTGGTTGGTCGATAATAAATGAAGAAGTCGATACTGTTATACCTCTGCTGCTGGAACAtttgcaaaaactacaaatagAGCATTTACAACTGCCTGATATCAAAGAGAATCTATCTGTG AAGCCCCTGTTTTTAACATACGAAGCTGGACTTTACCTAACAAATGGCATCGTCTACAATGTTGCAGGCATAGAACGTTATGGACCGGCCTACATGACTTATAAGGATAAATCATTTTTAACTCGATTCTATttgaatatcaaaaatttacag ttcgagtacaactttttgttaaaactcATGGCTTTGGAAGGATTTGGCAAAGTAATCGGATCACTGGAGGATGTAGTTATCTATGCTGAATTGGCCGTcgatattttaacatttaagaTGAAATTGTACGATTTTCGTGTTATTCAATTTAG AAATATTCAAGTACAATTGGATCAAACACGATTTATTAGACACTTGACCGGCGTAATTTTAAGTCCCATAACGAATCTGTTTAAAGATCGCATCACTACATCGATATCAGATGGCCTTAAGGATCAGATGCAAATGGTTATGGATGATTTTAACAACGAGGATCCCTTGGAATTGCGaagttttgttaaacaaatactaGGAGGTTTGACAGGACAAAAGAATCAATGA